CAAATTGGTCTTGAGCAAGGCGATATGGTTCAAATCGAGGTAAATCAGTCTAATGGGGAGATTATTATTAAAAAGGCTACAAAAGTTAATTTGCCTAACGGAATCAGTAGTGATTTTATGGATACATTGGCTGATGTGATGGGTGAATATGATCAAACCTTGAAAGGTCTCAAGGATAGATGAGCATGACCTGGTATTTGAGTATTCAAGAGGTTATTGCGATCAACGTCGCTATGATTAAGTGTTACAGTCCTGGAGAGCAGATTGGAGTTAAAGATTCTGGTCTGCTTGAATCTGCTGCGATCTTTCAATCTTTGGGTCAAAACCATCCTTTTCATAATGCTAATAAAAGAACGGCTTTTACTGCATTGGTAGTCTTTCTGCGTTATAACAATGTGTATCTTAAAATGGATCAAACGTTTGCTGAGGACTTTACTGTTGATATGGTGAACCACAAGTTCACATTTGAACAACTAGTCTCAATTATTCGTACATACTGTGTTACTGAAAATGAAATATAATAGTAAGCAATAAGTCATTCATTACTATGATTTATTGCTTTATTTTTTTAAGAAAAGAACAACGTTCAAATAATCAAACACGCAGCCCGAAATATATATTTACACGATAACGTAGAGGACAGAAAGAACCTGAAGAAGCGAAGCGTTCGCCTTTATCCCCCGATTTTAACATTTGTGATATTGATTCAAAAAATCGGGGGATAACAGTGATCGGAAGGTTGTTCTGTCATCGGAGTGGCAAGTGTAAATAGTCTTTAGTTCAAGCCCGAATCAGAACAGGAGTGTTCGATATGAAGATAGAGCATGAAGGTACAGCCATACAGGAGTCCATATTGGACGTACATATTACAGAGGCAGGATACGAGCCAGGACAATCGACCATACGCAATATTCGAATGAATGTGGGGCGAGGAGAGCTGGTAGGTATTATCGGACCCAATGGTGCGGGCAAAAGTACCACAATCAAAACGCTTCTTGGTCTGCTGGAACATGCGAACTATGAAGTGACGATTGGGGGAGATGGTCGTTATGCCTATATCCCGGAGCAACCGGTTTTTTATGAATATATGACGCTATGGGAACATCTTGATCTGGCGGCAGCGGCGTATGAAATGGAGGAAGAAGCTTTTGTTGCCAGAGCGGAGGAACTGTTGATTCGTTTCGGTATGGACCACGTTCGGAATGATCTTCCAGCCAGTTTCTCAAAAGGCATGCGGCAGAAAATGATGCTGATGATCGGATTTCTGTCTTCACCGGATATCTATATTGTGGACGAGCCGTTCATCGGACTGGACCCTCGTGCAACCAAGGATTTTCTAAAATTACTTGATGATGAACGTCGCCGCGGCGCGGGTGTGCTTATGTCTACGCATGTACTGGATACCGCTGAACGAATCTGCGACCGGTTTATTCTGATTGCTTCGGGCAGATCTGCTGCCGAGGGAACATTGGATGAGATCCGTGAAGCAGCAGGATTGCCGGGAGCCTCTTTGTTTGATTGTTTCGATGTACTGACGTCTTAGATAGAGAGGGTGAGAGAGAATGGAAACTTCCCAGCGTTATACCCCACTTCGTTTATACAGACGAAGACGCAAAGAGCATTTCAAGGAACAGATGAAAAATCTCAGACTCGTCGTGGATTGGACAGTGTGGGTATACCTGCTTGTTCCGGGTCTGCTCTATCTGATTGGATGGTACACGAGTCTGTGGACCAAATCACTGCCTGCATGGGCGACAGGATTACCGCTCCCCGTACTGACTGGGCTGATTGACGTCGTTATGCTTACCGGTGGTGTGTTGATATTTGTGGAGGAAGCGGATGTATTGTTTTTGAAATCAAGGCCGTTGTGGATGCGCACGTTAATGAGGCAAGGGCTCTACCGGTCCTGTCTGCAACATCTGGGCAAAATGATCCTGATTACAGCGCTGACCGCACCCCTGTGGTCCCGTGTCTATGAGATGTCGAATCTCCAGATTGCACTTATGGCTGTCTGGTTTGGTGCGGTAGCTTCATTCCAAGCCATAACACTACATATGACGAAGGTTCGACATACTGGATGGCGACGCTGGATTCAGATGATCCCTCTCGTCATTGGCATAGGTTACATGACCATTCATACGACATCATGGATGCATGGACAGACGTGGGAAATCAGTTTTGGAATCGTAATTATCATGCTTCTTCTAATTACAGTTGGACAGATGAGGCTATTGATGAAGGGAACGTTTGAAGGGGATGTGCGGGAGGATCTGCGGAGCAGGTTGCAGCTTACAGCTCTAATGTTAAGCCGGGCGGTGATCAAGCCGAAAGCCCCACGAACACGGTCCATCATCTTCCGTAAACCGCGTAAACTGTTACGTAATCGTTCCATCGCGAATCGGACAGCGGAGATTGCATTCAAGGCATTTTTCCGGAACTCGGCCACGATGAAATTGTATCTGCAGCTTGGCGGACTATCCATCGCAGCAGTTGCATTACCACCTTTTCCGGTCAATGTCATTGTGTGTGCGTTATTAATCATCATGTTGACGGTGATGTTTTATCGTTCCTGGGATGTTTTTGCCACGTCCGACTATGTTCAGCTTATAACGTATGACACGGAGGCACTGCATCTTGCAGGTTCAATGATGGTTCGGATGTTGTTCATCCCGATTGGCATTCTTATGGGTTTCACGCTAGGATTGGCCTGGCTCGGCTGGATCGTCGGTATTCTCACAGCTGCAGGTGCGGTGGCTTTTGGACTCTGCGTCTTATCTATTGCCGGATGGGTCCGGCTGACCAAGGCCTAAAGGAATTCCTTTCTAAATCAGAGCATATCGTGCGCTAGTTCTGCCCATGCTATAGAAGAAGTATCTCATCTATGGACGATGAGAGATTAGCTGTAGCAAGGAGGAAGAGACGATGATGGATAATAGCGAACTACAGGTGCACTTTTCAGACGATTCAGCGTTGAATGCCGCCAGGGCAACCTTGGAAGAATTGGGATATAAGCCGTATCAATCCGGCCCGCTGGAATTGTACATCCCTACAGATCGCCAAGATCCTCAGTCTGCCGTAGAGATTGTACAATCTCATGGAGGTAGTGCCGTATTTGCCTCGCAAACGGAAGAACTGGATCAGTTTCAGAATATATCGATTCCGGCTCATCTCGTGAATGAAGACTGGAATGAGGGTTATGCGAGCCAAAACCAGGGAAGCCAGACGGAGCAAGGCAGATATAACTATAGCGATGACCCGACATACGATGATTCGGCTGATGGATTCTCAGGCAGTGTGAAAGCATAGAAGCATCACAAGCTAAGAGCAGTTCGAGCCAATTTTTCTAAAATGGAACAATACCCAAAAACCCCGATCGTCCACAGATGTGGATATCGGGGTTTTTGGCATCTGAGCTAATTCATCATGCGCTTAAAGTGTGTAATACCTATTATGATGTAGCGTGTTTATATTCAGCTGCATGCATACCAGCCGTATATCCTGTGGAGAATGCAGCGGTGATATTATACCCTCCGGTGTAGCCGTGAATATCCAAAACTTCACCGCAAAAGAATAGTCCAGGCAGCAGCTTGGATTCCATTGTTTTTGGGTATATCTCCTTTAAGTGGATTCCTCCCCCAGTAACAAAGGCTTCTTTGAGCGATCTTGTTCCGTCTGCACGGAAGGTAAAAGCTTTCATTAGCCCACACAAGTTGCTTAACATACCTTTGGGGAAATGGTGGAACGTGAGGTCATCGCTGATCTCTGCCCGTTTCATCATTAAGGGAATCATACGTTCAGGAACCCATGTTTTTAAAATGTTTTTGACAGCCTTGCGGGATTCTTGTTCCAATACTTGTTGCACCTGTGCTTCCAATGCACCTAAGGACAGTTCCGGGAACAGATCAATGCTCATAATGACCTGTGGGTTTCCAGACTTCATCTGAACCTTGCGAATAAATTGGCTGCAACGCAGTGCAACCGGTCCAGACACTCCAAAATGCGTGAAGATCATATCCCCGCGATGGGAGATGACTGTTTTTCCTTTGGCATCCACTACGGATAGAGCGATATCCCTCAAAGACAAACCTTGCAGTTCTTTGGACTGAATCCAACTCTCTCCAGACACAATGGGTACTTCGGTCGGATATAACTCCGTTATCGTGTGGCCTGCAGCCTCAGCCCAAGGATAACCATCTCCGGTAGATCCGGTTTGGGGTACGGACTTGCCGCCGGTAGCAATGATGACAGAGCGCCCAAGAATGGTTTTACCGGATATCAATTTAACACCTTGTATCTGCTGACCATTCTGAATAATTTCCTTGACCGGTTCTTTGGTGCGAATCTCAACGCCGAGGGAGACAATTTTGCCAACCAGCGCATCCACAACTGTTTTCGCTTTATCGGTTACAGGGAACATTCTGCCGTTGTCTTCTTCTTTCAGGGCAATTCCGAGATTCTCGAAGAAACGCATGATTCCCTGGTTGTCCAGATTCTGAAACGAACTATATAAAAAGCGTCCATTACCCGGAATATGTCGGATGAGTTCATCCGTTTCCTTGGCATTGGTTACATTGCATCGACCTCCGCCAGAGATGCCGAGTTTACGACCCAGTTGATCTCCTTTATCCAGCAGAAGCACGGAGGCTCCATGCTCGGCAGCAGCAACGCAAGCCATCAGGCCCGCAGATCCACCACCAATTACAATGACATCATACATATGTTATTACCCTCTTTTTTCATTGATTTTGTCTGTTTTACGAAAAATGTGTCTACTCCTGGCTTTTTCTGAAATATAATGGAGTTATGAGCAGTTCTATTCTGCAGTCTTAAGGGATATATTGTAATATACTGTCGCCTATGTTTTAATCAGAAATACATGAGGGAATGTGCAGGCAGAGGAGGAGATGGCATTGTGGTTGCGTTAAAGGACATGCTTTTACAAGTACTGTTGGCAGGGTCGGCGGTATTTCTGATTCCCTTATTCCGTCTGGTACTCTCCAAGCGGGCTATTGCCAGAATGGAACATGCCGGAATCGTTCATACCAGTTTTGCTGTGACAAGTGTCGCGAGCATGTTATTGTGTCTGCTGTTTGCGCTCTATGCAAGCCCGGTGGCCGTACCCATATCATTAAGCATCGTACCTGTGATACTTGTTATTTTGTATTGTAAGTCCGCTATAGGCGTAACGCTGTCCATTCTACATATTCTCTTCTATTTTCTTTTTGCGCATCCCTATGATCTGTACGGATTTCTCCTTCATACGGGCATTCTTCTCTATCCTATTGTATGGTTGTCTGCCAAACGATTCAAGCATAATACACCTTCACGCAAAATGGCGATCCTCATCATCCTGATTACAATGGAACTGATTGTAACGAGTCTGTTATGGATCGCATCCCTCCAGAATGAATCCACATACTCTGCGACCTACATGATACTTACAGCACTTGGATATACCGCTGGAGCCATTGTTGCGGGCAGTCTGAGTCTGCTATGGCTGGAACGGATGAAGCACTATCGCGGGCTGGAGCAGCATCTTTCGGAAGTCCACCAGCGATACATAGCCGAAACGGAGAAACTTCATCAGATTCTGAACGCAGTGCCTCTCTCCATTGCCACCGTAGATAAACAAGGCACAGTGATGTTTGTCAATGAGATGATGGAGCAAACCGCAAGGGAGCAGTTGCCTTGCACCTCCACGCCAGATCTCATTGGACAGCCTGCCAGTCAATTTGTTGAACAAGGTCAGGCGGATAAAATGGATAAAAGCATTCGCAAAGCCGTCGTTCATGGTGAGATTAGTGGGTTGACCGTTCGTTACGGTGCACACGTATTTCAATCCCGAACTGTACCGATCTATGCCTTTTCAACAGAGCCTGCGAGAGAAGTTACAGGAGCCATGCTGATCATTCAGGATATCACGGAGCTTGAGATGTTGCGAAGTGAGCTGGATAATGTGGATCGTCTCAGTCTGGTGGGGCAGATGGCTGCAAGCATTACGCATGAGGTGCGTAATCCAATGGCGGTTGTGCGGGGGTTTCTTCAACTTATGCAGGAAAAGAGTCCTGATTCCCTCGATCACTATTACCGGATCGTTCTGGAAGAGCTGGACCGGGCCAACAGTATCATTAATGATTTCTTGTCTTTGGCTCAGAATCGTATTGCCGAGAAAGAAGAATCCCAGCTGCACGATATCATACATGAACTGAGTCCGTTGTTATGGGCGGATGCGAACCTGCGTGGTCAGAGTATTGAACTCATGTTGGCCCATAATGTGCCAAAGCTGCATCTCAATTCTAAGGAAATCAAACAGGTGGTGTTGAACCTGGCCCGTAACGGGATGGAAGCCATGAATGAGAAGGGTGTGCTTACGCTGGAGACGCGGATAGTGGATGATAAGGTGGAACTGTGTGTACGTGACACAGGACCTGGTCTACCCAGAGTGAAGAAGGAAAAGCTGTTTGAACCTTTCTATACGACAAAAGCCAAGGGAACCGGACTTGGATTGTCCATGTGCCTGAGTATTGTGGAACGACATAATGGAACCATTACTGTGGAATCGGAGGAAGGCCAGGGCACGACCTTCAAAGTGGCATTTGAACGTTAGTCATTCAGCATATTTTGCCAGACATTGAGACATAATATTATGGAAGAAGCCTTTCCGCAAGCGGTTTCTGAATCTTGCTTTCATTGCTTATGGATGTATAATAGGAATAGCACATCATTACATCCATAATGTTCGATATGAATGTAACGTTGTTTTGGAAAGTTTATTGGCCTTTAATTCTATCGAGATCATAGAACAACCATTTATAAGGAGTGAAACCGAATGTCGATGTCATTTGATCAATACATGAAAGATATGGTTCAACCGATGCGGGATGATTTAACTCGTCTAGGAATCCAGGAGTTGCGTACTCCTGAAGAAGTGGAAGCAAGTCTTCCGGATGCAAAAGGAACAGCGCTGGTTGTCATTAACTCTGTATGCGGATGTGCCGCAGGTCAATGTCGCCCAGGTGTGTCCCAAGCACTGCAGCACGATATTACACCGGATCACCTGTACACTGTATTTGCTGGTCAGGACAAAGAAGCAACTGCAAAAGCACGTGAATTCTTTGCACCGTATCCTCCATCTTCACCGTCCATCGCTCTGATGAAAGACGGAGAACTCGTTCACTTTATCGAGCGTCATCAAGTGGAAGACCGTTCTGCAGAGGATATTGCGGCTGATCTCAAAAGTGCATTTGACCGTTACTGCCGTTAATTCGCCCCAATAGAACGCCCCGCCCTTCGGATCACCGATGCCGGGGCGTTTCATTTTGGATAGATAAGGTTATTGAACCATTCGGACCTTTCAAGCTGGACATCAAATTTCATTCATTTAGAAACGGGGTGTGTGAACGATGAGTTTGCAACAACAGATCATCGCTGAATTGAAGGTTAAACCAAGCATTAATGAGGAAGAGGAAGTACGCAAGCGTGTTGATTTTCTGAAGACGTATGTGAAAAATGCGGGTGCCAAGGGTTTGCTGATTGCGATCAGCGGCGGTATTGACAGTGCAGTGGCTACGGCGCTTTGCAAAAAAGCGACGGACGAGCTTACGCAAGAGAACAACCAAGAGTACAAAACGCTTGGTGTGTTCCAACCTTATGGTGAACAATCCGATATCGACCACAGCTACGCTGTAGCCAAAGCATACGATCTGAAGCATGTCGTGGAAACCAATATCGAAGATGCAGTTAACGAGATTGCACTCGAAGTGGAGCAAGGTTTCAAATCCTTGGGCAGCCCACGCCATATGACTCACCAAGGCAAAGGTAATGTCAAAGCGAGAACTCGTATGGTTATGCAATATGCGCTTTCGTTTGAAGAGAACCTGCTCGTTGTAGGTACGGATCATGCGTCCGAAGCCATCACAGGTTTCTATACCAAATGGGGCGACGGTGCTGTGGATATTACACCACTGAGCACTCTGAACAAACGTCAGGTACGCCAGCTGGCAGCATATCTGAACGTTCCACAGGCTGTTTTGGACAAAGCACCATCGGCAGGGCTATGGGAAGGTCAGACGGACGAAGATGAGCTGGGAATTTCGTATGAAGCGAACAGCGACTATCTCGAAGGCAAACAGATCGATCCGGCTGCACAAGAGCGCCTCGAAGCGTTCTATACGCGCACACATCACAAACGCAATGCCATTCCTGGTATCTAATACGGGTGGATGAGCATGATCGTTATAAGCTGTTAACACCAACATTGAAATAACGTCCCTCTTAGGGAATGCAAAAGAGTCACTGCTCACGCAGTGACTCTTTTGTTATGTGGAACGAGAAACCGCAAAATCCAGGTGACTACTATATTAAAGATGAGTTAGTTATTCCAGTCTTTGATCTGTTGCAGGGTTTGGGTGATGGCTTGCTCCAGTTGTGGAGTGGTTTCTTTAAATGGATGTACCGTATTAAAGGTGTGGTTCCCTTCAGGTATCTGGTGCCATTGGATATCAGGGCGTGCTTGCACAAGTGCGGCAGAACCGTCACGCAGACGCTGGGGATCTTCTGTTCCCTGAATGAGTGCGACTCGCACAGGTGAAGCACCCAAGCGGTCAATGATAGCGTAACGTTCGCTATGCTTGTCCAGGTCTTCCAGAATAGCCACGTCCAGTGGCATCTGCTGGCCTGTTCGTCCGTTAAGGACATGGCTGCGGCCATGCGTACGCATTTCTTCTTTTTGCTCCGCTGTGAAGAGATCCAGATTGGTTACGCCATTCCAGGAGATGACACCTGCCACCTGCTCGGGATGATCCAGTGCATAGACGAGACTTACGCCCGCACCGCGGCTATGACCAACCAGGTATACAGGAAGTCCAGTGAGTTCAGGTTGTGTAGCCACATGTTCCAATACCAGGGCCAGATCGGCAAGCTCCCGGCTGTAGGTATTCACTGCGAACTTTTCAAGTTCAGAGAATTGCTCCAGATATTCGCCGATACCGTTGTGAGAGAAATTAAAGGTCAACACATGATGCGTATCGCTCAGCTGTGCAGCTGCATAGGGGAACATGCCCCAGTCTTTGAAGCCTTTGTATCCGTGAGCCAGAATGATAACACCTTGAGCGGGTTGTTGTGCAGGAAAAAAGTCTCCGCGAATGATCGCATCTACGTCAGTGGGCAATTCAAAAGTTATGGGCATTATTCAGACCTCCTAAGAATTTCAGACGATTCCTGATTCATATTTTAGCATATATGGTAATGCGGATAGGTACTCGCTTCTGATCGCCCCTCCTGCTACAATAGAATACGTGTTCGGAGAGTTACGGACCATGTGATTGAATGGAGATCTTTTACAATGCATGTTCAAAAAGAGCGGTTTTCAGTACCGAGAAGATGGAATGAAGCTAGAAATGGAGTAGCGGAGCGTAGTATAAGCTACGTGAGCAACGGACATTTCGGCTGAATTCCATGTTCGAAGCTGATGATGCCATTAGGCATCCTTCGTAATCAAAAGCGGACTTTTTGAATAACCTCTTACAGTATAAAAGATTAAGCGGGTGAAGCGTTGATGATATATGGCATAGGTAATGATGTGCTGGAGATTGGACGTATGCAGAAGTTATTGTCCGGTCGCCATGCGGAAGCTTTCATAAAACGAATTTTAACGCCAGCAGAGCGGGAGATCGCGGTTCGTCGAGGGAAGCGGATGACGGAGTTTGTATCCGGTCGATTCGCAGCGAAAGAAGCGGTGTCTAAGGCATTTGGCTGCGGTATTGGTGGTGTCATGGGCTTCACTGACATTGAGGTGCTACCTGATGGGACAGGACGTCCAGTGGCCTCGTTGTCCAGTCAAGCCTGGGAACGTCTGCAGCTGCCATATGATAAGCAATATGACATTCATTTGAGTATTACACATCAGACG
This Paenibacillus xylanexedens DNA region includes the following protein-coding sequences:
- a CDS encoding ABC transporter ATP-binding protein; protein product: MKIEHEGTAIQESILDVHITEAGYEPGQSTIRNIRMNVGRGELVGIIGPNGAGKSTTIKTLLGLLEHANYEVTIGGDGRYAYIPEQPVFYEYMTLWEHLDLAAAAYEMEEEAFVARAEELLIRFGMDHVRNDLPASFSKGMRQKMMLMIGFLSSPDIYIVDEPFIGLDPRATKDFLKLLDDERRRGAGVLMSTHVLDTAERICDRFILIASGRSAAEGTLDEIREAAGLPGASLFDCFDVLTS
- a CDS encoding BrxA/BrxB family bacilliredoxin, translating into MSMSFDQYMKDMVQPMRDDLTRLGIQELRTPEEVEASLPDAKGTALVVINSVCGCAAGQCRPGVSQALQHDITPDHLYTVFAGQDKEATAKAREFFAPYPPSSPSIALMKDGELVHFIERHQVEDRSAEDIAADLKSAFDRYCR
- a CDS encoding NAD(P)/FAD-dependent oxidoreductase; this translates as MYDVIVIGGGSAGLMACVAAAEHGASVLLLDKGDQLGRKLGISGGGRCNVTNAKETDELIRHIPGNGRFLYSSFQNLDNQGIMRFFENLGIALKEEDNGRMFPVTDKAKTVVDALVGKIVSLGVEIRTKEPVKEIIQNGQQIQGVKLISGKTILGRSVIIATGGKSVPQTGSTGDGYPWAEAAGHTITELYPTEVPIVSGESWIQSKELQGLSLRDIALSVVDAKGKTVISHRGDMIFTHFGVSGPVALRCSQFIRKVQMKSGNPQVIMSIDLFPELSLGALEAQVQQVLEQESRKAVKNILKTWVPERMIPLMMKRAEISDDLTFHHFPKGMLSNLCGLMKAFTFRADGTRSLKEAFVTGGGIHLKEIYPKTMESKLLPGLFFCGEVLDIHGYTGGYNITAAFSTGYTAGMHAAEYKHATS
- a CDS encoding type II toxin-antitoxin system death-on-curing family toxin, translated to MSMTWYLSIQEVIAINVAMIKCYSPGEQIGVKDSGLLESAAIFQSLGQNHPFHNANKRTAFTALVVFLRYNNVYLKMDQTFAEDFTVDMVNHKFTFEQLVSIIRTYCVTENEI
- a CDS encoding ABC transporter permease yields the protein METSQRYTPLRLYRRRRKEHFKEQMKNLRLVVDWTVWVYLLVPGLLYLIGWYTSLWTKSLPAWATGLPLPVLTGLIDVVMLTGGVLIFVEEADVLFLKSRPLWMRTLMRQGLYRSCLQHLGKMILITALTAPLWSRVYEMSNLQIALMAVWFGAVASFQAITLHMTKVRHTGWRRWIQMIPLVIGIGYMTIHTTSWMHGQTWEISFGIVIIMLLLITVGQMRLLMKGTFEGDVREDLRSRLQLTALMLSRAVIKPKAPRTRSIIFRKPRKLLRNRSIANRTAEIAFKAFFRNSATMKLYLQLGGLSIAAVALPPFPVNVIVCALLIIMLTVMFYRSWDVFATSDYVQLITYDTEALHLAGSMMVRMLFIPIGILMGFTLGLAWLGWIVGILTAAGAVAFGLCVLSIAGWVRLTKA
- the acpS gene encoding holo-ACP synthase, which encodes MIYGIGNDVLEIGRMQKLLSGRHAEAFIKRILTPAEREIAVRRGKRMTEFVSGRFAAKEAVSKAFGCGIGGVMGFTDIEVLPDGTGRPVASLSSQAWERLQLPYDKQYDIHLSITHQTELAAAFAIVEQMEK
- a CDS encoding alpha/beta hydrolase family protein, translating into MPITFELPTDVDAIIRGDFFPAQQPAQGVIILAHGYKGFKDWGMFPYAAAQLSDTHHVLTFNFSHNGIGEYLEQFSELEKFAVNTYSRELADLALVLEHVATQPELTGLPVYLVGHSRGAGVSLVYALDHPEQVAGVISWNGVTNLDLFTAEQKEEMRTHGRSHVLNGRTGQQMPLDVAILEDLDKHSERYAIIDRLGASPVRVALIQGTEDPQRLRDGSAALVQARPDIQWHQIPEGNHTFNTVHPFKETTPQLEQAITQTLQQIKDWNN
- a CDS encoding AbrB/MazE/SpoVT family DNA-binding domain-containing protein, which produces MERKVTKFGNSLGLKMTDAFKQIGLEQGDMVQIEVNQSNGEIIIKKATKVNLPNGISSDFMDTLADVMGEYDQTLKGLKDR
- the nadE gene encoding ammonia-dependent NAD(+) synthetase, whose product is MSLQQQIIAELKVKPSINEEEEVRKRVDFLKTYVKNAGAKGLLIAISGGIDSAVATALCKKATDELTQENNQEYKTLGVFQPYGEQSDIDHSYAVAKAYDLKHVVETNIEDAVNEIALEVEQGFKSLGSPRHMTHQGKGNVKARTRMVMQYALSFEENLLVVGTDHASEAITGFYTKWGDGAVDITPLSTLNKRQVRQLAAYLNVPQAVLDKAPSAGLWEGQTDEDELGISYEANSDYLEGKQIDPAAQERLEAFYTRTHHKRNAIPGI
- a CDS encoding two-component system sensor histidine kinase NtrB, which translates into the protein MVALKDMLLQVLLAGSAVFLIPLFRLVLSKRAIARMEHAGIVHTSFAVTSVASMLLCLLFALYASPVAVPISLSIVPVILVILYCKSAIGVTLSILHILFYFLFAHPYDLYGFLLHTGILLYPIVWLSAKRFKHNTPSRKMAILIILITMELIVTSLLWIASLQNESTYSATYMILTALGYTAGAIVAGSLSLLWLERMKHYRGLEQHLSEVHQRYIAETEKLHQILNAVPLSIATVDKQGTVMFVNEMMEQTAREQLPCTSTPDLIGQPASQFVEQGQADKMDKSIRKAVVHGEISGLTVRYGAHVFQSRTVPIYAFSTEPAREVTGAMLIIQDITELEMLRSELDNVDRLSLVGQMAASITHEVRNPMAVVRGFLQLMQEKSPDSLDHYYRIVLEELDRANSIINDFLSLAQNRIAEKEESQLHDIIHELSPLLWADANLRGQSIELMLAHNVPKLHLNSKEIKQVVLNLARNGMEAMNEKGVLTLETRIVDDKVELCVRDTGPGLPRVKKEKLFEPFYTTKAKGTGLGLSMCLSIVERHNGTITVESEEGQGTTFKVAFER